The nucleotide window TGCCAAATATCTATCGAAAACCGACTCATTAGCGGCATTCCTTAAATACGAGAAAGAACTGGAGAAACTGAATGCGCAAGCTGCGGCAGATGCCAGCGCCAGCCTGTATAAGCCGAATGAACAAAATGCAAACGACACATCTGCCACGAATCTCCATAGTCACATAATCTCGAAGGAGTTAAAAGAGAAAAGCAACACTTTGAGCAAACAAAACTCCGCCAAGAGTATTAAAGCAGAGCTTAATGAATCTCCAAAACCCAACACGGACAGCGTACAAGAGAATTTGTTCCAACATCTACCGACACCGGTGCCAAAGACACCGCATGGTGACACATCGCCATATGATAGAGGGAATGTTAGTATACAAAAGACGCAAGCCGTACGGCTCGAGGCTATAGCATTGCCACAGGCAACGTCGACGCCAATAGCGAAGCCGAGCACAACACGCGCACTCACACAAGCCACACCCACACAATTGCCTGTTGTTAGCCGAGCAATCAACTTAAATACCCTACTCGGCGAATCGAGACCTACAACAACTTCTTCGCTCTCCGCTTACAGCAAGGATGTCAAGAGCTCTTCAAGCAATGAATACATCGATCCCAAGCTGATTAATAAATGCGATAATCTGCCGGTAAATCTGAATTCGGTGCGCACACTGAAATCGGTTGGCGCTAACAATGTGGAACGTCGTTTGGACTTCTCTTCGTCCTCATCAGAGTGTTCGGCTACTCAAGCCGGTCCGATTTCGCAGCTAACAAAATTATTACCACTTACTAAACCCACGGAGGTACTGCATGTAACGGCACCGGTGGTTGTGACAACCAGTCCGGCTGTGAATATACCTAGTCGGCCCTCCACCACAGATGACAGCCAGCCGAACGCGCATCCGACACTCAGTCAACGCAGCTCCGCCGAGGGTAGAAACCTGTTGAATCGTAAAAAACGACTTGGACGTAATCATTTTCTTTACGATGTCTCACCTGAGGCGGATGACTCTTGCTCGGCGGACGATGAAGCAAATCGTTCTTCGGTCGAGTATTATGAATCCAAGTATAAATCGTcatatcagcagcagcagcaacaacaacagcaacaaccacagaCATGTTTCGTTAATACACGCGGACAGACCACAACACTGAAGACGCCGCCAATAGTACCGCCATTACCGATTTTCGACGACTTTGACTTTGAGGAATTTCTCTCGTCATTCGAGAATGACGATGAACAATTTCCTCTGTTTAAGGACTGTAGGGAATTTCTGTTGAATCGCTCGTCGAATAAGCAACGTTCGACGCAGACGCCGAAttcaataaatacaaacaataacaccaatcacaacaataacaatagcaaagtaaaccaacatacaacaacaactaaagacTACAACAACACTACGAACCACTTTCAATTCCCAAGTCTCGCCTCTAATAAATATTCCCAACCCACGCACCTATTAACACCCTCTTCCCACAGATCCCGCGATGAGTCGCGTCCAAAGAGCAAAGAATCTTCACCGCTCTCTGATCGTTATGAGGAACTAAAACGTGTAAACACACAAAGTCACGCTTATATGGACGACGGCATGACCACCAAACGACATGCTGATGCCGAGCATAAAAAGCGTGAGATCTTCATCAGCATCGAGACGGAACCGAATGAGCATGGTCGTTCGCCCATTTCGCCCGACTCGCTGCGCAGCATGGTCGGCAATCCGCAAACAATGGTCGAAGTTGAAGTCGACGGCCTCGACAATAAGTTCAGCAAAATTAGTGACGATGACGAGCAGTTGCCGCCTCGGCATGTCGCCGGCCCAAGTCATGCGGGCGATATGATGATGCGTTGCACACCCttcaacaacaatggcaatcaCTTGCCCAATGTACAGCTGAATAATGCCAAAAATCTGATACAGCGCATGCAGGATGACTTTCGACAAATGAGCGAAGAAGTCGGTGCCAATATACGTCAAGCCATGACCGGTCTCAATGCGGTCGGTACCAATACATCGATGTTGTATGGCAACGAGCAGGTTGGTATGTCAGCGGGCATTGGTGGACGTGGTGGTGGTACATATGTGCCgcgcaatacaaatacaacgcCACCGCCGTCAGCGACTAGTGTTGGCGCCGTAGCGCCCATGTATGCCGCCTCGGGAGACGTCAGTGGTGATGCTTGCGGCGATTCGGATGACATGAGCAGTTTGGATGGTTATCCGATTTCATCGAAGTCGTCGCGACGTGGTGTCGGCTCTAAATTAAGCGCTGACTCTGCGTACGGGAGGTgagtacaataaaaacaatttttttttagttttgtcttTACTATTCTTAAAACTGATGCGAACCCATAAAATATATACCACGGACGAAGAATCGATCTAAGAACATCGTACTCTGAGATATCATATTTCTGAATGAAATTATTCGCTGGATCCCCGGCTATTGTCCAAAGCCACTGCTATAATTACTTCGGGTTAAGTCCATGTGTGATCTACGGCACCGCTGTAGACGAGTTTATTCTCCGTAGATCATGAACTCGGAAACTTCCAATCGAATTTCTCAAAAGAGCCCGTAATAACGTTATTCCTCCAATTTCTCTCGAAATCAGGTCCATAACCTTAAGTTTACGCGATTTGTTTTGATAGAAGGCCACTGAGCCTCACATAATTTTCAATGGTAGAGCTAGTTACTATTCAATCTTTTACGTAGACGTTTTCCAGCAAGCAAGCAGCATTCTACAACTTTCAATTAATCGGTCTTGATCGACCAGTGTCATCTTAAGCTCATAGGAAAACCGCTGCAAAGCCGGCTTCACTATTTAggcttcaattaaaaaaaaaccgaacGTCTTCTGACATCTCGGCATCGGTTTCTCGCGTCTTGAATGGCCACGAGAGAGTTCCGAACTGGTTTAGAAACCGTTTCCCCTCACAGTTCTTTGCTGAAATTCAACTAATATTATCCTTTCTTCCCTGCAGCCTCTCACGCCAGAGATCCTCAGAGCTGTCGACCACACCGCAACGCAGTGCAGCGCGCAGTCGTCCCAACACCAGCAGCACGACCGCAACGACCACAGCGACGCTGCCCGCTATGCTGCCTACAGACTTACAAACACAACAGCATCAactacagcagcagcagcagcagcaacaatatcactatcaacaacagcaacaacaattgcaacagcaacagttgCCACAACAAGCTACACAACTGTATAAATATGCACCGGTGAATGCGCGTCCGCGACGCATTAGCGCCTCATCCAGCAGTGATAACTCGGATGCCAGTGAttgtaatatgaaatataagcagcagcaacaacaattgtttgGCGGCGTTGgcaataaaaatcacaacagcaacaacaacaattatatgtTTGCGACACAACACAGCAGCGCCGGtggcaacaataataataataccactagcaacaacaacaacaattatgatAGTCCACTCAGCTCGCCAACAACAATAGAGCGCACCGCACGCCTAACCACCAATAATACAACAAACACCACACTGCCGGCAGAGGATGCGGCAGCGACACCAACTAcagctgccaacaacaacaacaagggacACTACAGTTCGAGCAGTTCGCTGTCCAGCACGAATGCGGCAATGAGTGCGAGTATGAAAATGTCGAAATTCTGTCACGAATGTGGCGCTAAATTTCTAGTCGAACAGGCTAAGTTTTGTATGGATTGTGGGGTTAAGCGGATCGTACTCTAGTTACATAAATCaaatgtagttgtagttgttgccaaTGAGTATACACATTATATGCATACATCGATAGATAGTTATTGCGCTTAGTCATGCAACATTAAACACTCacatattaatacatacatacatacatacatatacatacacactcacatatgcaGCGGTaaccatatttatatatatacatatacttagagtattataacaataacaagaacaaatttataaaaaaaaatcgtaaattttaataaatttaataatcacacaaaaccaacaacaacaacaaccacaagcaAGCAACAAAAGAATGTGCGCCAAgtcacaaaataaaatttagttactaaaatcaaaaataataaaaaacaaaaaaaaacatttcgatgAAATTTTGATGATTGACGCGACATCAGCATTCATTCCAACAGCGAAAGGTAGACACacgcatatacatacagacacacatgcaataaaaattagtttcacATTCGCTTAAATGGCATAATGAAGAACTTACAAAGAAAgcactaaaaacaacaacaataaattacaaaaactaaacacagtaaatattacaacaaaaaaataataaatatttagaaaattaccACTTACAAAA belongs to Zeugodacus cucurbitae isolate PBARC_wt_2022May chromosome 6, idZeuCucr1.2, whole genome shotgun sequence and includes:
- the LOC105213273 gene encoding homeobox protein 5 isoform X5, with amino-acid sequence MVSTATAVSTTPITTTTTVQLAAVAGSDTATATASVVLDKDRATATDCAVNQMYSSATHDNVSTRISAASTAATKTTTTTTTIASKYSTPTTTTITTFNNNNNNNNRVTTTNTRMSAAATQVEKNNSNTIASTADPYPDAPAQLVPCPICQRTFNPVPLQKHVGICEKMATKKRNVFDSSRQRREGTELASYPLPKNFGLPPTKQEARGQSPKPLQHIASPILTRKKSSGGEELARSTARASMRKLAANAQSKSPCTTVAASAVAAAATASQAVNNSNNISQMTTSTASTTSLPGAGSFTRDRMRSSDRSLAKRIQPPPAEQCPHCERCFGPKAYDRHVEWCKEKALQASIKQTTKTEQNLAKERLEARTKYRAPCLKTKRSINRDKYAGLAGDENEFGDSVKQTANGSHNSNNTNNNSSLTNGIGGNDNSNNINSSANGNGNGNGVMSLSMTSSMTSESGLTCDKYDPFLSAKRQLEELCSSSPPNNPSFSTNLPKTTPQTPVSPAGLPAKMSTSLTLSSSTPNSSPLTNNAQNLRQTATPTVNATKTTSNFRRTSSLRGPRRSPMLSSRPLFAQNHRPTIQRGLSDEGPISTNFLKPEEYDEMPVRSVCVNDYAVTKSPRVARRDNSLSNRKQCLKLNVQGAGATMTSVTNTPNRATMLGVNSSDELMNSAAKYLSKTDSLAAFLKYEKELEKLNAQAAADASASLYKPNEQNANDTSATNLHSHIISKELKEKSNTLSKQNSAKSIKAELNESPKPNTDSVQENLFQHLPTPVPKTPHGDTSPYDRGNVSIQKTQAVRLEAIALPQATSTPIAKPSTTRALTQATPTQLPVVSRAINLNTLLGESRPTTTSSLSAYSKDVKSSSSNEYIDPKLINKCDNLPVNLNSVRTLKSVGANNVERRLDFSSSSSECSATQAGPISQLTKLLPLTKPTEVLHVTAPVVVTTSPAVNIPSRPSTTDDSQPNAHPTLSQRSSAEGRNLLNRKKRLGRNHFLYDVSPEADDSCSADDEANRSSVEYYESKYKSSYQQQQQQQQQQPQTCFVNTRGQTTTLKTPPIVPPLPIFDDFDFEEFLSSFENDDEQFPLFKDCREFLLNRSSNKQRSTQTPNSINTNNNTNHNNNNSKVNQHTTTTKDYNNTTNHFQFPSLASNKYSQPTHLLTPSSHRSRDESRPKSKESSPLSDRYEELKRVNTQSHAYMDDGMTTKRHADAEHKKREIFISIETEPNEHGRSPISPDSLRSMVGNPQTMVEVEVDGLDNKFSKISDDDEQLPPRHVAGPSHAGDMMMRCTPFNNNGNHLPNVQLNNAKNLIQRMQDDFRQMSEEVGANIRQAMTGLNAVGTNTSMLYGNEQVGMSAGIGGRGGGTYVPRNTNTTPPPSATSVGAVAPMYAASGDVSGDACGDSDDMSSLDGYPISSKSSRRGVGSKLSADSAYGSLSRQRSSELSTTPQRSAARSRPNTSSTTATTTATLPAMLPTDLQTQQHQLQQQQQQQQYHYQQQQQQLQQQQLPQQATQLYKYAPVNARPRRISASSSSDNSDASDCNMKYKQQQQQLFGGVGNKNHNSNNNNYMFATQHSSAGGNNNNNTTSNNNNNYDSPLSSPTTIERTARLTTNNTTNTTLPAEDAAATPTTAANNNNKGHYSSSSSLSSTNAAMSASMKMSKFCHECGAKFLVEQAKFCMDCGVKRIVL
- the LOC105213273 gene encoding homeobox protein 5 isoform X6, with amino-acid sequence MATKKRNVFDSSRQRREGTELASYPLPKNFGLPPTKQEARGQSPKPLQHIASPILTRKKSSGGEELARSTARASMRKLAANAQSKSPCTTVAASAVAAAATASQAVNNSNNISQMTTSTASTTSLPGAGSFTRDRMRSSDRSLAKRIQPPPAEQCPHCERCFGPKAYDRHVEWCKEKALQASIKQTTKTEQNLAKERLEARTKYRAPCLKTKRSINRDKYAGLAGDENEFGDSVKQTANGSHNSNNTNNNSSLTNGIGGNDNSNNINSSANGNGNGNGVMSLSMTSSMTSESGLTCDKYDPFLSAKRQLEELCSSSPPNNPSFSTNLPKTTPQTPVSPAGLPAKMSTSLTLSSSTPNSSPLTNNAQNLRQTATPTVNATKTTSNFRRTSSLRGPRRSPMLSSRPLFAQNHRPTIQRGLSDEGPISTNFLKPEEYDEMPVRSVCVNDYAVTKSPRVARRDNSLSNRKQCLKLNVQGAGATMTSVTNTPNRATMLGVNSSDELMNSAAKYLSKTDSLAAFLKYEKELEKLNAQAAADASASLYKPNEQNANDTSATNLHSHIISKELKEKSNTLSKQNSAKSIKAELNESPKPNTDSVQENLFQHLPTPVPKTPHGDTSPYDRGNVSIQKTQAVRLEAIALPQATSTPIAKPSTTRALTQATPTQLPVVSRAINLNTLLGESRPTTTSSLSAYSKDVKSSSSNEYIDPKLINKCDNLPVNLNSVRTLKSVGANNVERRLDFSSSSSECSATQAGPISQLTKLLPLTKPTEVLHVTAPVVVTTSPAVNIPSRPSTTDDSQPNAHPTLSQRSSAEGRNLLNRKKRLGRNHFLYDVSPEADDSCSADDEANRSSVEYYESKYKSSYQQQQQQQQQQPQTCFVNTRGQTTTLKTPPIVPPLPIFDDFDFEEFLSSFENDDEQFPLFKDCREFLLNRSSNKQRSTQTPNSINTNNNTNHNNNNSKVNQHTTTTKDYNNTTNHFQFPSLASNKYSQPTHLLTPSSHRSRDESRPKSKESSPLSDRYEELKRVNTQSHAYMDDGMTTKRHADAEHKKREIFISIETEPNEHGRSPISPDSLRSMVGNPQTMVEVEVDGLDNKFSKISDDDEQLPPRHVAGPSHAGDMMMRCTPFNNNGNHLPNVQLNNAKNLIQRMQDDFRQMSEEVGANIRQAMTGLNAVGTNTSMLYGNEQVGMSAGIGGRGGGTYVPRNTNTTPPPSATSVGAVAPMYAASGDVSGDACGDSDDMSSLDGYPISSKSSRRGVGSKLSADSAYGSLSRQRSSELSTTPQRSAARSRPNTSSTTATTTATLPAMLPTDLQTQQHQLQQQQQQQQYHYQQQQQQLQQQQLPQQATQLYKYAPVNARPRRISASSSSDNSDASDCNMKYKQQQQQLFGGVGNKNHNSNNNNYMFATQHSSAGGNNNNNTTSNNNNNYDSPLSSPTTIERTARLTTNNTTNTTLPAEDAAATPTTAANNNNKGHYSSSSSLSSTNAAMSASMKMSKFCHECGAKFLVEQAKFCMDCGVKRIVL
- the LOC105213273 gene encoding homeobox protein 5 isoform X1; the encoded protein is MSKKMWSKIFKTSKTTKVAKLTTASSANKRCSIYEEYQQLNGGKVEGTKKQKKLAKGVEQQSKQAQEQEAQQQQQQQQKQDELQSTAGDVASATEASTHHKNAERNAQMTATTTATTMSINKNSEVTQTLGISDVTLASSSNTTTSNSNNSKPPADANDQLIANKNSNNNNKQQSTFAKVVSSFTLKRNNNTASAQKQQQPQQQQLQPTTKGNGNVKAAGKLPKNNSNTIASTADPYPDAPAQLVPCPICQRTFNPVPLQKHVGICEKMATKKRNVFDSSRQRREGTELASYPLPKNFGLPPTKQEARGQSPKPLQHIASPILTRKKSSGGEELARSTARASMRKLAANAQSKSPCTTVAASAVAAAATASQAVNNSNNISQMTTSTASTTSLPGAGSFTRDRMRSSDRSLAKRIQPPPAEQCPHCERCFGPKAYDRHVEWCKEKALQASIKQTTKTEQNLAKERLEARTKYRAPCLKTKRSINRDKYAGLAGDENEFGDSVKQTANGSHNSNNTNNNSSLTNGIGGNDNSNNINSSANGNGNGNGVMSLSMTSSMTSESGLTCDKYDPFLSAKRQLEELCSSSPPNNPSFSTNLPKTTPQTPVSPAGLPAKMSTSLTLSSSTPNSSPLTNNAQNLRQTATPTVNATKTTSNFRRTSSLRGPRRSPMLSSRPLFAQNHRPTIQRGLSDEGPISTNFLKPEEYDEMPVRSVCVNDYAVTKSPRVARRDNSLSNRKQCLKLNVQGAGATMTSVTNTPNRATMLGVNSSDELMNSAAKYLSKTDSLAAFLKYEKELEKLNAQAAADASASLYKPNEQNANDTSATNLHSHIISKELKEKSNTLSKQNSAKSIKAELNESPKPNTDSVQENLFQHLPTPVPKTPHGDTSPYDRGNVSIQKTQAVRLEAIALPQATSTPIAKPSTTRALTQATPTQLPVVSRAINLNTLLGESRPTTTSSLSAYSKDVKSSSSNEYIDPKLINKCDNLPVNLNSVRTLKSVGANNVERRLDFSSSSSECSATQAGPISQLTKLLPLTKPTEVLHVTAPVVVTTSPAVNIPSRPSTTDDSQPNAHPTLSQRSSAEGRNLLNRKKRLGRNHFLYDVSPEADDSCSADDEANRSSVEYYESKYKSSYQQQQQQQQQQPQTCFVNTRGQTTTLKTPPIVPPLPIFDDFDFEEFLSSFENDDEQFPLFKDCREFLLNRSSNKQRSTQTPNSINTNNNTNHNNNNSKVNQHTTTTKDYNNTTNHFQFPSLASNKYSQPTHLLTPSSHRSRDESRPKSKESSPLSDRYEELKRVNTQSHAYMDDGMTTKRHADAEHKKREIFISIETEPNEHGRSPISPDSLRSMVGNPQTMVEVEVDGLDNKFSKISDDDEQLPPRHVAGPSHAGDMMMRCTPFNNNGNHLPNVQLNNAKNLIQRMQDDFRQMSEEVGANIRQAMTGLNAVGTNTSMLYGNEQVGMSAGIGGRGGGTYVPRNTNTTPPPSATSVGAVAPMYAASGDVSGDACGDSDDMSSLDGYPISSKSSRRGVGSKLSADSAYGSLSRQRSSELSTTPQRSAARSRPNTSSTTATTTATLPAMLPTDLQTQQHQLQQQQQQQQYHYQQQQQQLQQQQLPQQATQLYKYAPVNARPRRISASSSSDNSDASDCNMKYKQQQQQLFGGVGNKNHNSNNNNYMFATQHSSAGGNNNNNTTSNNNNNYDSPLSSPTTIERTARLTTNNTTNTTLPAEDAAATPTTAANNNNKGHYSSSSSLSSTNAAMSASMKMSKFCHECGAKFLVEQAKFCMDCGVKRIVL
- the LOC105213273 gene encoding homeobox protein 5 isoform X4; this encodes METANAPMLTATAAAAATPTKPLKTIAAATAAAAVAAAEAEAEAAAMLSTPPLSDLAASVAMHTTATPQTPTTAIRSPTMPIAMASAATATAASPTPSPSSAFTAYATTQALLQLPLELQQTLASAAAVAGYLPSTYLMDLYNSNTIASTADPYPDAPAQLVPCPICQRTFNPVPLQKHVGICEKMATKKRNVFDSSRQRREGTELASYPLPKNFGLPPTKQEARGQSPKPLQHIASPILTRKKSSGGEELARSTARASMRKLAANAQSKSPCTTVAASAVAAAATASQAVNNSNNISQMTTSTASTTSLPGAGSFTRDRMRSSDRSLAKRIQPPPAEQCPHCERCFGPKAYDRHVEWCKEKALQASIKQTTKTEQNLAKERLEARTKYRAPCLKTKRSINRDKYAGLAGDENEFGDSVKQTANGSHNSNNTNNNSSLTNGIGGNDNSNNINSSANGNGNGNGVMSLSMTSSMTSESGLTCDKYDPFLSAKRQLEELCSSSPPNNPSFSTNLPKTTPQTPVSPAGLPAKMSTSLTLSSSTPNSSPLTNNAQNLRQTATPTVNATKTTSNFRRTSSLRGPRRSPMLSSRPLFAQNHRPTIQRGLSDEGPISTNFLKPEEYDEMPVRSVCVNDYAVTKSPRVARRDNSLSNRKQCLKLNVQGAGATMTSVTNTPNRATMLGVNSSDELMNSAAKYLSKTDSLAAFLKYEKELEKLNAQAAADASASLYKPNEQNANDTSATNLHSHIISKELKEKSNTLSKQNSAKSIKAELNESPKPNTDSVQENLFQHLPTPVPKTPHGDTSPYDRGNVSIQKTQAVRLEAIALPQATSTPIAKPSTTRALTQATPTQLPVVSRAINLNTLLGESRPTTTSSLSAYSKDVKSSSSNEYIDPKLINKCDNLPVNLNSVRTLKSVGANNVERRLDFSSSSSECSATQAGPISQLTKLLPLTKPTEVLHVTAPVVVTTSPAVNIPSRPSTTDDSQPNAHPTLSQRSSAEGRNLLNRKKRLGRNHFLYDVSPEADDSCSADDEANRSSVEYYESKYKSSYQQQQQQQQQQPQTCFVNTRGQTTTLKTPPIVPPLPIFDDFDFEEFLSSFENDDEQFPLFKDCREFLLNRSSNKQRSTQTPNSINTNNNTNHNNNNSKVNQHTTTTKDYNNTTNHFQFPSLASNKYSQPTHLLTPSSHRSRDESRPKSKESSPLSDRYEELKRVNTQSHAYMDDGMTTKRHADAEHKKREIFISIETEPNEHGRSPISPDSLRSMVGNPQTMVEVEVDGLDNKFSKISDDDEQLPPRHVAGPSHAGDMMMRCTPFNNNGNHLPNVQLNNAKNLIQRMQDDFRQMSEEVGANIRQAMTGLNAVGTNTSMLYGNEQVGMSAGIGGRGGGTYVPRNTNTTPPPSATSVGAVAPMYAASGDVSGDACGDSDDMSSLDGYPISSKSSRRGVGSKLSADSAYGSLSRQRSSELSTTPQRSAARSRPNTSSTTATTTATLPAMLPTDLQTQQHQLQQQQQQQQYHYQQQQQQLQQQQLPQQATQLYKYAPVNARPRRISASSSSDNSDASDCNMKYKQQQQQLFGGVGNKNHNSNNNNYMFATQHSSAGGNNNNNTTSNNNNNYDSPLSSPTTIERTARLTTNNTTNTTLPAEDAAATPTTAANNNNKGHYSSSSSLSSTNAAMSASMKMSKFCHECGAKFLVEQAKFCMDCGVKRIVL
- the LOC105213273 gene encoding homeobox protein 5 isoform X2; its protein translation is MSKKMWSKIFKTSKTTKVAKLTTASSANKRCSIYEEYQQLNGGKVEGTKKQKKLAKGVEQQSKQAQEQEAQQQQQQQQKQDELQSTAGDVASATEASTHHKNAERNAQMTATTTATTMSINKNSEVTQTLGISDVTLASSSNTTTSNSNNSKPPADANDQLIANKNSNNNNKQQSTFAKVVSSFTLKRNNNTASAQKQQQPQQQQLQPTTKGNGNVKAAGKLPKNNSNTIASTADPYPDAPAQLVPCPICQRTFNPVPLQKHVGICEKMATKKRNVFDSSRQRREGTELASYPLPKNFGLPPTKQEARGQSPKPLQHIASPILTRKKSSGGEELARSTARASMRKLAANAQSKSPCTTVAASAVAAAATASQAVNNSNNISQMTTSTASTTSLPGAGSFTRDRMRSSDRSLAKRIQPPPAEQCPHCERCFGPKAYDRHVEWCKEKALQASIKQTTKTEQNLAKERLEARTKYRAPCLKTKRSINRDKYAGLAGDENEFGDSVKQTANGSHNSNNTNNNSSLTNGIGGNDNSNNINSSANGNGNGNGVMSLSMTSSMTSESGLTCDKYDPFLSAKRQLEELCSSSPPNNPSFSTNLPKTTPQTPVSPAGLPAKMSTSLTLSSSTPNSSPLTNNAQNLRQTATPTVNATKTTSNFRRTSSLRGPRRSPMLSSRPLFAQNHRPTIQRGLSDEGPISTNFLKPEEYDEMPVRSVCVNDYAVTKSPRVARRDNSLSNRKQCLKLNVQGAGATMTSVTNTPNRATMLGVNSSDELMNSAAKYLSKTDSLAAFLKYEKELEKLNAQAAADASASLYKPNEQNANDTSATNLHSHIISKELKEKSNTLSKQNSAKSIKAELNESPKPNTDSVQENLFQHLPTPVPKTPHGDTSPYDRGNVSIQKTQAVRLEAIALPQATSTPIAKPSTTRALTQATPTQLPVVSRAINLNTLLGESRPTTTSSLSAYSKDVKSSSSNEYIDPKLINKCDNLPVNLNSVRTLKSVGANNVERRLDFSSSSSECSATQAGPISQLTKLLPLTKPTEVLHVTAPVVVTTSPAVNIPSRPSTTDDSQPNAHPTLSQRSSAEGRNLLNRKKRLGRNHFLYDVSPEADDSCSADDEANRSSVEYYESKYKSSYQQQQQQQQQQPQTCFVNTRGQTTTLKTPPIVPPLPIFDDFDFEEFLSSFENDDEQFPLFKDCREFLLNRSSNKQRSTQTPNSINTNNNTNHNNNNSKVNQHTTTTKDYNNTTNHFQFPSLASNKYSQPTHLLTPSSHRSRDESRPKSKESSPLSDRYEELKRVNTQSHAYMDDGMTTKRHADAEHKKREIFISIETEPNEHGRSPISPDSLRSMVGNPQTMVEVEVDGLDNKFSKISDDDEQLPPRHVAGPSHAGDMMMRCTPFNNNGNHLPNVQLNNAKNLIQRMQDDFRQMSEEVGANIRQAMTGLNAVGTNTSMLYGNEQVGMSAGIGGRGGGTYVPRNTNTTPPPSATSVGAVAPMYAASGDVSGDACGDSDDMSSLDGYPISSKSSRRGVGSKLSADSAYGSLSRQRSSELSTTPQRSAARSRPNTSSTTATTTATLPAMLPTDLQTQQHQLQQQQQQQQYHYQQQQQQLQQQQLPQQATQLYKYAPVNARPRRISASSSSDNSDASDCNMKYKQQQQQLFGGVGNKNHNSNNNNYMFATQHSSAGGNNNNNTTSNNNNNYDSPLSSPTTIERTARLTTNNTTNTTLPAEDAAATPTTAANNNNKGHYSSSSSLSSTNAAMSATKTAANKFKRNPLKLFKF
- the LOC105213273 gene encoding homeobox protein 5 isoform X3; protein product: MSKKMWSKIFKTSKTTKVAKLTTASSANKRCSIYEEYQQLNGGKVEGTKKQKKLAKGVEQQSKQAQEQEAQQQQQQQQKQDELQSTAGDVASATEASTHHKNAERNAQMTATTTATTMSINKNSEVTQTLGISDVTLASSSNTTTSNSNNSKPPADANDQLIANKNSNNNNKQQSTFAKVVSSFTLKRNNNTASAQKQQQPQQQQLQPTTKGNGNVKAAGKLPKNNSNTIASTADPYPDAPAQLVPCPICQRTFNPVPLQKHVGICEKMATKKRNVFDSSRQRREGTELASYPLPKNFGLPPTKQEARGQSPKPLQHIASPILTRKKSSGGEELARSTARASMRKLAANAQSKSPCTTVAASAVAAAATASQAVNNSNNISQMTTSTASTTSLPGAGSFTRDRMRSSDRSLAKRIQPPPAEQCPHCERCFGPKAYDRHVEWCKEKALQASIKQTTKTEQNLAKERLEARTKYRAPCLKTKRSINRDKYAGLAGDENEFGDSVKQTANGSHNSNNTNNNSSLTNGIGGNDNSNNINSSANGNGNGNGVMSLSMTSSMTSESGLTCDKYDPFLSAKRQLEELCSSSPPNNPSFSTNLPKTTPQTPVSPAGLPAKMSTSLTLSSSTPNSSPLTNNAQNLRQTATPTVNATKTTSNFRRTSSLRGPRRSPMLSSRPLFAQNHRPTIQRGLSDEGPISTNFLKPEEYDEMPVRSVCVNDYAVTKSPRVARRDNSLSNRKQCLKLNVQGAGATMTSVTNTPNRATMLGVNSSDELMNSAAKYLSKTDSLAAFLKYEKELEKLNAQAAADASASLYKPNEQNANDTSATNLHSHIISKELKEKSNTLSKQNSAKSIKAELNESPKPNTDSVQENLFQHLPTPVPKTPHGDTSPYDRGNVSIQKTQAVRLEAIALPQATSTPIAKPSTTRALTQATPTQLPVVSRAINLNTLLGESRPTTTSSLSAYSKDVKSSSSNEYIDPKLINKCDNLPVNLNSVRTLKSVGANNVERRLDFSSSSSECSATQAGPISQLTKLLPLTKPTEVLHVTAPVVVTTSPAVNIPSRPSTTDDSQPNAHPTLSQRSSAEGRNLLNRKKRLGRNHFLYDVSPEADDSCSADDEANRSSVEYYESKYKSSYQQQQQQQQQQPQTCFVNTRGQTTTLKTPPIVPPLPIFDDFDFEEFLSSFENDDEQFPLFKDCREFLLNRSSNKQRSTQTPNSINTNNNTNHNNNNSKVNQHTTTTKDYNNTTNHFQFPSLASNKYSQPTHLLTPSSHRSRDESRPKSKESSPLSDRYEELKRVNTQSHAYMDDGMTTKRHADAEHKKREIFISIETEPNEHGRSPISPDSLRSMVGNPQTMVEVEVDGLDNKFSKISDDDEQLPPRHVAGPSHAGDMMMRCTPFNNNGNHLPNVQLNNAKNLIQRMQDDFRQMSEEVGANIRQAMTGLNAVGTNTSMLYGNEQVGMSAGIGGRGGGTYVPRNTNTTPPPSATSVGAVAPMYAASGDVSGDACGDSDDMSSLDGYPISSKSSRRGVGSKLSADSAYGSLSRQRSSELSTTPQRSAARSRPNTSSTTATTTATLPAMLPTDLQTQQHQLQQQQQQQQYHYQQQQQQLQQQQLPQQATQLYKYAPVNARPRRISASSSSDNSDASDCNMKYKQQQQQLFGGVGNKNHNSNNNNYMFATQHSSAGGNNNNNTTSNNNNNYDSPLSSPTTIERTARLTTNNTTNTTLPAEDAAATPTTAANNNNKGHYSSSSSLSSTNAAMSATY